Proteins from a genomic interval of Oncorhynchus nerka isolate Pitt River linkage group LG13, Oner_Uvic_2.0, whole genome shotgun sequence:
- the LOC115139144 gene encoding LOW QUALITY PROTEIN: KATNB1-like protein 1 (The sequence of the model RefSeq protein was modified relative to this genomic sequence to represent the inferred CDS: inserted 1 base in 1 codon) yields the protein MASGTHYGQGREFRQLNQGKPRGFLHHISNHYAADKNMKEADFINKEEIDKDRFPVSRCARIKAKRVSVCNKRKLSSRHSVVVSSGVRRRVPPXGRAVCDMANKENELTCPEKVQAIHYNDNCMFPVNSAAEAGSKMAGPGNKYSDYFTELSKDHDAMTHVLFGRNLRLNVALTLWRRNACELVAYLIRIEDTGVLLDCLPVITKSLQDETPCISLGCCVDLLPQVKSILTSEYEEHLIVVLHWVQSVVKKWWPELSTNGKSLLDSCSEDRNLQVMKQQLKEFWVEGPQLSLVPGTTGEMAKAIGSYLSQLH from the exons ATGGCCTCTGGAACTCATTATGGGCAAGGCAGAGAATTCCGCCAGCTCAACCAGGGCAAACCTCGTGGATTTCTCCATCACATCAGCAACCACTATGCAGCCGACAAGAACATGAAGGAG GCGGATTTTATAAATAAGGAAGAAATAGATAAAGACAG aTTTCCAGTGAGTCGTTGTGCACGCATCAAAGCCAAACGAGTGTCTGTGTGCAACAAGAGGAAGTTGTCGTCGCGTCACAGTGTGGTGGTGAGCTCAGGCGTACGCCGCAGAGTGCCCC CAGGTCGGGCTGTCTGTGACATGGCCAACAAGGAGAATGAACTGACCTGCCCAGAGAAAGTGCAGGCCATACACTACAATGACAACTGCATGTTCCCTGTGAACTCTGCTGCAGAGGCTGGCTCCAAGATGGCAGGGCCGGGAAACAAGTACAGTGATTACTTCACTGAG CTATCAAAGGACCATGATGCAATGACACATGTGCTTTTTGGAAGAAATCTCAGATTAAATGTAGCTCTGACACTATGGCGAAGAAACGCCTGCGAACTAGTGGCATACTTGATCAG AATTGAAGACACAGGAGTTCTTCTTGACTGTCTACCAGTTATAACCAAA AGCCTTCAAGACGAAACTCCGTGCATATCACTGGGCTGCTGTGTAGACCTCCTGCCACAAGTCAAATCAATCCTCACCAGTGAATATGAAGA ACACTTGATTGTGGTTTTACACTGGGTTCAGTCCGTCGTTAAGAAATGGTGGCCAGAACTCTCCACAAACGGCAAGAGCCTGCTGGACAGCTGCTCCGAGGacag GAACCTCCAGGTCATGAAGCAGCAGCTGAAGGAGTTCTGGGTGGAGGGACCCCAGTTAAGTTTAGTTCCAggaactacaggagagatggcaAAG GCCATTGGGTCTTACTTATCACAACTCCATTGA